The Chloroflexota bacterium genome has a segment encoding these proteins:
- a CDS encoding ribose-phosphate pyrophosphokinase, which yields MKNDFQRYNAGLKIITGNANRPLAQAICASLETELTPADVTQFANENIFVKIKENIRQRDVFIVQPWCVPVNTSIMEMLIMIDAAKRASAGRITAVVPYYAYGRTDKKDQPRVPITARLLADMLTTAGADRILTMDLHAGQIQGFFNIPVDELSALTILCDYFKKKNLKDLVVVATDIGISKRARDMAEKLSVPLAIIEKRRIQGQPESLNVIGEVEGKNVLTFDDEIDTAGSLVAATQALLKHGAKAIYSCATHGVLSNPAAERIRSSSIKEVVLTDTIPVPDAKRDGKIVVLSVAPLFGAAIRRIHEGESVGGLLL from the coding sequence GTGAAGAACGACTTTCAGCGCTATAACGCCGGGCTCAAGATCATCACGGGCAACGCCAACCGCCCACTCGCCCAGGCTATCTGCGCCTCCCTCGAGACAGAGTTGACCCCAGCCGACGTGACCCAGTTCGCCAACGAGAATATCTTCGTCAAGATCAAGGAGAACATCCGCCAGCGGGATGTCTTCATCGTCCAGCCGTGGTGCGTGCCGGTGAATACGAGCATCATGGAGATGCTCATCATGATCGATGCGGCCAAGCGCGCCTCCGCAGGGCGCATCACGGCGGTGGTCCCGTACTACGCCTACGGCCGCACGGATAAGAAAGACCAGCCGCGCGTTCCCATCACGGCGCGCCTCCTGGCCGATATGCTCACGACGGCGGGGGCAGACCGCATCCTCACCATGGACCTCCATGCAGGACAGATCCAGGGATTCTTTAATATCCCGGTGGACGAGCTGAGCGCCCTGACCATCCTGTGCGACTACTTCAAGAAGAAGAACCTGAAGGACCTGGTGGTGGTGGCGACGGACATCGGCATCTCCAAGCGGGCGCGCGATATGGCGGAGAAGCTGAGCGTGCCCCTGGCGATCATCGAAAAGCGACGCATCCAGGGCCAGCCGGAGAGCCTCAATGTCATCGGCGAAGTGGAGGGGAAGAACGTCCTCACGTTCGATGATGAGATTGACACGGCAGGATCACTGGTGGCGGCGACACAGGCTCTTCTCAAGCACGGCGCCAAGGCGATCTACTCCTGCGCCACCCACGGCGTTCTCTCAAACCCGGCGGCCGAGCGCATCCGCAGCAGCTCCATCAAAGAGGTGGTGCTGACGGATACTATCCCGGTTCCTGATGCCAAGCGCGACGGCAAGATCGTCGTCCTCTCCGTTGCGCCGCTTTTCGGAGCGGCCATCCGCCGCAT